Genomic DNA from Cucurbita pepo subsp. pepo cultivar mu-cu-16 chromosome LG13, ASM280686v2, whole genome shotgun sequence:
TCCTTGTGGGCTTCCCTATCATCGACTTCTCGACTTGGATTCGAATGTGCTTGATTAAAACAGTGTACAAAAGATAGTGGATAACTGTTATAAGAACTCCACCATGATACCGGGACTGTAGAACCCGCGCCTTGATTCGAGTCGACACTATTGCGTTGTATGAAATAGAAAGCTCCATGATTCCAAGTGCTCTCTGGATTTCGTGTAGGAGATTTCCTTGGtgatatttgtttttggttttccccTGGTTTAGAGTCGGCCCTGGATGAACAGGTCTCTATGGGTGGAGTTTGCTTGTGGGGATCTGATATTAATACAGTTCTTCCAAAGAGCTTAAGACTTTGGAGTGATGGTTCTTTTGTAGAGTCATCTTTTTCATGGATATCATCCTTTGCAAATAACTCCAGGTTCTGTCATCCAAAATAACAAAGCTTTTAGTTGCAACAAGAGGTATTTAATTatggctcaagcccaccactagtaaatattgttcttccctttcgggtttttgAAATGcggctaaggagaggtttccacacccttataaaagggtGCTTCGTtctctcacaatccattcccttcggggcccagcgtcctttctagcacatcgcctcatGTTCACTCCCTTCGGGGTTCAGaatcctcactagcacatcgcccggtgtctaactctaatatcatttgtaatagcccagcCCCTCAccgatactgtcctctttgggttttctcttgttcggacttcctctcaaggttttgaagaagtttccacaatCTTCTaaagggttttctttttttattcttgttcttgttctctcacagttaatgaataaaatgacTATCAGGGAGACAAAAAGAAGCTGCACCTTTGAAGTTTTCTCATGGAGAGTTGAATTTTCTGGTACTGGGGCTGCTGCTGTTGGAGACTCATTGTCCAATGAAGATGGAACAGATGAATCTGGAGATGCACTATCATGATGAATCCTTGAATTGGCCAACATTAGCGTATCCGAACCACTCGTCGCTGCTACGACGGTTGATGTCGGAGACTGGCATTCTTTATCTGAAAGCTGTGGAGATAAAGACCTTGTCTGTTCTGAAATGGAGGATAGCTTATGAGAATGAGCTACTTCTTTACGGGGATATGGATGCGCTGGCTTTCGTTTCGGACGTGGCGGAGGAATCTCAATGCATCCTACTAAGTTTGTGCTACATCCAGTTGAATTACGCGTGACCTAAggcaaaaggaaaacaaatgagaaggtggaagatcatgaacatgaagaacaagtATTAATCCTTCAAcaattatttacatttataaatGGGAATGTTTATATACCTTGGAGAAGAACTTCTGAGCATGGCTACGAATCTGAACTGCTGTCTTGGTACCCACATGCTCTGTTAGGAAAAATCAATTTGAGAGAGAAcgataaagaaaaacatagtATAATTGGATATGCCATCGTGCTCTTTTTGTTCAACCATACCTTCTATTTGTCGCCAATCACGGCCATAAAGCTTCAGAGCTTCTATGAACTTatcatgttcttcttctttccatctttctctttgttttgtgATTGTGTAAGGTTTCCTTGCCTAACCAATGAGAAACATAGGGTAAAGTTATTAAGAAATTCTTGAAATGAAGCATATCAGAATTTTGAAACAGAGAATTGGGCAAAACCTTGGGTGCAAATTCCTTCAATTGGACATTTGCTGAAGAGTGTTGATCAGGAGTCACAGTTGATTCATAAACAGCTGAATTCATGTTGTTAGAACAGAGACCTCCACCAGTGTTCTACAGTGATGAAGAATCAGAGGATAAGTTaatacaataaaagaaaagaaaaatcatgcGTCAAGAGACATCAAGAAATTCACTCTTAACATGAAATTCTgttcaaaatattgaaaataaactaCTTGAACTAGAGCTGGAATCTTACCATGTTAAAATTCCCAGAATTATCCAAACCAAAAATGGTGAATAGGATGATAATATAGCACGATTCCAGATTCCAAATTCCAATTGCAAATTCAAGGGTATGATCAAGAACAGATGCAAGCGATAATTAACTGAAAAAATGTTGAGGAGACAAGTAAAggttttatgttttcttcaCTCTCCCCTGAGGCCCTGTATAAACTTCTTAACCAATGGGGAAAATATCTACCCAGTTTCGTGAAAAGTACAAACTCTAAAACGAAGaactaaaatgagaaaaagaaattctaaCATTTCGCAGAGATATTCGGGAAACTTTTCAAGAGTAATTGTAGGAGGCCAAACTTTAGCCTGACTGTACAATTCTGTTGGCTCAGATTTCAATATTGACCAAAACTCATCAAATTCAACACATGGAcagatgaaaaaagaaatgtaaaacACGTTCTCCTATTATTTCTCGATTCTCATACCAATAATTAACAAGATCTGAAAGCTTTCAAGGTACAAAAACGGACCAAACGAATCATTGGTCCAAATTACGTTTCGAAAGGTGATagcagagaaggagaagaaacgGAATATTCATACTTGTAATTGACGCCTGCAGCACCCATGGAAAATTTTGTCTTCCTCTGCTTTAACGGAGACAAACACCTCTGTCTTCAAGAAGTTGATTGCTGTTCAATTT
This window encodes:
- the LOC111808089 gene encoding protein REVEILLE 1-like isoform X1, yielding MNTGGGLCSNNMNSAVYESTVTPDQHSSANVQLKEFAPKARKPYTITKQRERWKEEEHDKFIEALKLYGRDWRQIEEHVGTKTAVQIRSHAQKFFSKVTRNSTGCSTNLVGCIEIPPPRPKRKPAHPYPRKEVAHSHKLSSISEQTRSLSPQLSDKECQSPTSTVVAATSGSDTLMLANSRIHHDSASPDSSVPSSLDNESPTAAAPVPENSTLHEKTSKNLELFAKDDIHEKDDSTKEPSLQSLKLFGRTVLISDPHKQTPPIETCSSRADSKPGENQKQISPRKSPTRNPESTWNHGAFYFIQRNSVDSNQGAGSTVPVSWWSSYNSYPLSFVHCFNQAHSNPSREVDDREAHKDQSWCGSNTGSLNSGENDIQSSSSRVFQSRDEMIGKALSCELISSHEKNTKGFVPYKRCMTERATQSHTITDTEREEKRIRLCL
- the LOC111808089 gene encoding protein REVEILLE 1-like isoform X2, encoding MNSAVYESTVTPDQHSSANVQLKEFAPKARKPYTITKQRERWKEEEHDKFIEALKLYGRDWRQIEEHVGTKTAVQIRSHAQKFFSKVTRNSTGCSTNLVGCIEIPPPRPKRKPAHPYPRKEVAHSHKLSSISEQTRSLSPQLSDKECQSPTSTVVAATSGSDTLMLANSRIHHDSASPDSSVPSSLDNESPTAAAPVPENSTLHEKTSKNLELFAKDDIHEKDDSTKEPSLQSLKLFGRTVLISDPHKQTPPIETCSSRADSKPGENQKQISPRKSPTRNPESTWNHGAFYFIQRNSVDSNQGAGSTVPVSWWSSYNSYPLSFVHCFNQAHSNPSREVDDREAHKDQSWCGSNTGSLNSGENDIQSSSSRVFQSRDEMIGKALSCELISSHEKNTKGFVPYKRCMTERATQSHTITDTEREEKRIRLCL